The sequence ATATAGTGACAGtgataaagaagaaaattaaaattatagtgaTGTTGTAGGCGGCGGAGCcaagaattcgatcacgaatatagttcgtttcttgaAGTCCTGGAGAACGATGtaaggcctcgagtgtgcaatggAGACTGCTCTCCGAAAATCTTAGTTCCAGAAAAGTTAACACTTTTCGTTTTGGATAATTGACTATGACTCCCTTGAATCTTTCGGCAGGTCAGGGTCGCGCCAACACCGTAACAGTGTACAAtatggcaataaagcactcttatgGCCGCATTTGTGTCTGTAGAAATACGTCGTTTCCGCGTGCGTTGGACTCCTGGATAGTATGTGTTCTATGTACTCAGCGTGTACATGACACACTCTGCACCTATCGCTGAGTACTTATTGACGTAAAATGCGGTTACGGCATACCAAcatagaaatgacaccgtcctgcCACACGAAAATAACACCCTCTCTATCTGAGTAAAGTCCTGATAATctgaggaaagcaaaagttagcactttttgtaaaagtttccgtgcattttcaTGTCTAGGAGCTGTTGGCGGAAGTTTTcaacctctgctttctttacttgGTCTTTTAGAAGTGAGAGATATAGATGGAGTACGAGTATTGCCGTGTGAACAATTTATGTTGGATTTTGACGCATGCTAACAGCTGACGCAACTAAAGCGCTGATGGTACTACCACTTTTTGTCGCTACCCTACTATTTGTCAAGCATGACTGAGCCGAGCTGAAATTATAGGAACGATTTCAATGGTAGTAACTTAAATGAGATTTCCAGTGTATCTGAAAATGATGTCCTAAGCCGGCACCCTCGCGTTTCTCAAAGATGGCGCTTGTcggttgaactatttttttggttaacatgAACGTAATTTACGCTGACAATTGTCACATTAGTTTTTGCTTGACAGCGTGAGCgggctatatattttttatgcaaacgGAATTCCATTTTCTTCTCTTCGTGTGAAGCAGCTATATATCTGTAAGTATTATGAGAAGTTCAATCAATTAACAACGCTGTTTTCTGTGTTTTGTGTAAAAACATGAAATGTCTAAACATTCGTATTGGTTACGAGCCGGCACGAAACAGGTGTTCCTGAGACGGcacttttttggttttgttttttgTATGTTATTTGTGTGTAAAAATCGAATTCTTCATTTTGCGCTGCATTGCGACCGCAAAAATAACTCTACACTGTTGCGAACGACATTCTTGAGCAACGACATTAAATCGCCATCAAACCCTATTTACCctctgttttcgttaaaaattcttactGTGCTGACTTAGGACCATTCTCCCCTAAgtgttgttcaaaaaattaaatgtataatgtaatatttattgcaaatagtatatcatttttatttttgttattcattAATAACAGTAAGTTTCATACAAAAGGTAAATGCATAATTTGCTATTTATTATATGTTTCAAAGTAAATATATATTGCATATGTTTGTATTCTGTGAATATAATTCTCCTACTGTAGCGTATCGCGAtcctaaaaaagtataatttatttgGAACCCAGATATATACAGCTTGGTTACACGTGctctgtattttttttcaaaatttcttgttttcagtttttaaattttcttgagtttaaatttttttacattcctgAAAGTCAAGAAAGTCGTTCCAATTTATTGTCgatttttaatcattcattttcTAAAACATAATTCCTATTTAATTGCGTGAGTGTGCAGTGTACACTGTGTGCGTCTACAGTAGATCTGTTTTTCCGATATGTAAAGACTGCCTTGACCTTTCTTCATGCACACTACTGCTTAACTACCCATCTGACTTTTGACTGACTGATGATACGATTCGTTAGTCTCCAATATTCCACTGAGGTTCTAAAAGTTCGTCCTCCTGAGGGTATGGCTCTTGGGCCAGAAGTGCATCCTTATTAGGTGCTCTAGGATTTCATTAATCGCCTCTCAACCATTTCGCTCGACGGCAAAATTAGTTCCTTCAGTTGACATTTTGAATTGCCCCTGAAGGTTCCCTAGAGTCTAGCAGTATCAGATAGATTCTCGATTCTCCGTGAGTTTCTGATGGCCGATACGTATTTGGGGTATTTCTCCATGAGTTCCTGATGTTCCGATACGTATTTGGGGACGTACAGAGCTTTGAATTTGTACCTAGGTGAGCCGCTTTTGTAACAGTGTGCGTTCATAGAGACTAGTGATCTTCAGCACTACTTCCCCTCTAGCGCCAAGTTTACGACGCTCGAAGTGCACAAAAAAGCGAAACCTAAGCTTGCTCTACAAATTCAAACTTTTACCAATTgattatattgaaattattaaaataaaatgaatttcactTTCAGTTATTTATATCCAACTATGCACATCCCTAGATGGAATTTGTGCAACTGTAAATGTGCGCAGTTGTGCGAAAAGTCTTACATCGGAAAATCGAAAGAATTTTGCAATTCTCTAGGTGGTTTATCCCaatgattttttcttcaaattaatgctctcgaaaattattttcgaacatCTCCAAGAAACCACACCAACGGAGACATGTGTCTGAATTGGTTCCCAGGCGTATGAGGGATATTTTTACCTTACATAattacaaaaatctaaaaatttccatCATAGACACACTACTTATTAATTTTCTCCTTATGATTTTTCCCTAGGAAAATGCTAGGAATTCTTGACATCTTTAATACAATCGTCCAATTTATTAcatccaatgattttttaaaaatctaaatgagccggttgatgatttttcaacgtcCTTTTAactattattagaatttttagattttttaaagcatGTGATGAAAAAGTATCTCTAATACACCTGGAGGCAAATTTAGACATATGTCTCCGTTGCGGTGGTTTGCTGGTGATGTTCGAACATTATCTTCGAAAGCATTAAGTTGATTAGAAAATCATTGCGATAAACTACTTAGGAAAttgagaaatgttttgaaataaaacttttcgcTTATTTGTGCATGTGTACAGCTGTACAAATGTCATTTGAGCACGTGtccacttttttttatcattcgtGCCCACAAAAGCGCTTCATCTATatacaaattcaaagttttttacaTACCAGTTTACTTATCAGGCCCAAAAGTTTGATGGGACTTTACgacttatttatttgtttttgttctgCCCATCCTACAAGGATAAGGATAACTCGCGGGTCTCCCTGTACAATTCCGAGATCCCAGTCTTTTGTGCCCAGTTAAAAAGGCGGCTTGTATCCTTTTTCACGTCTTCGACACTAGAAGTCCACCACGGAGTattcctttttcttcttttaaaacgGAGATAACAATTGTCTTAATACGCCATATTAATTCCTTTTAGCAGGATATCGTCAACACATTCTATATGTTCAATATAGTTTAATTCATTGTATATCACCCATTAAACTGCTAAGACCCTTCTTATAAGTATCCCAATCAGTTGCTGTAGGGTTGCTATACCTCTGAGACTCAGGACTATCAGCTGTCAAGGAGAAGCATATCTGTATATGATCTTGAGATTTATCAGTCACAATTTAGGTTTATCaatcttattttataaatttaaattagtactGAAATATAATCTAATAAAAACTCAACCCTTTTTTTGGGTTCTTTACTGCTCTGAGTCGAATGAAGCACGTTAGCAGCATATCTGATTAGCAGTAGCCATCCTTTCACGTAGCATTACAGTTCACCAAATTTCTCTACTCGGATAGTTGTGGCTCGTGGAAATCAAATGGTAGGTACGCCGAGCAAATTACCATAGGGAGGCGTCTGTGCCCTATATGGTAATCGGTCTATATTGCTACCAGGTTTCTGGATCAAAACAttgttaaactaattaatttaatatcaCCTCTGATATAAAATGCTACTATAGGTATTTCAACGGATTCATCATAAATGACTGATCCGCTCTTATTAATTAAACCTGTAATTTTCGCCTTGTAACACCAAGTTTCTTGTATTAAGGCAAAAACGGATTGTTTCAACTTTCATTTGTATTCTTCTCTTCGTATGAAGACAAATCCTAGCTTTTGTCCTTATAGGTCGTGGGCTCACAGCGTAAATGGCAACGTGGCACGGATATCCAGATAAATGTTTGGCAATgtgcaggtgctatttctaatgtcagcctctacatgtacaccaattttcaaccttatccgagtcacgttagttcaCTGTCAAAAATCGGCACTTTTGGCAGGTCGCCAccggtaaacgcatccactcacacctggcaggcacccatttttacgttcctcatcatcaggcGAACATCTCAGGTGAAAATTGGCCTCATCCGTATTACGTTGTGATCCCACTGTCTATTAGGTATGTTTTTGGTGTCTGGGAGGATCATCATGTAAATTCCCTTCAACCCATAGTGTGGCCTGCAGTCGATCTTTGTAAGAATCTCGAACATACCTGGCTTCGCAGTTAAGTTGGCTACCCTGATTACCCGCGTTGACGTCGATAACCTTTCATTCTCCTGTCTGTAATGTAAGATTCTTGACTGCTTTCTAATTAAGTGCTGTCATTGATTCCATGAATACGCCGGGAATCCAGGTTAAAAGTTTAAGCGTCTTTGGCAGGTCTTTTCTGTCTATCACTTTGATCTTCGCTCCCGCCCGAGGATGTAGTTCGCTAACAGATTTAACgagcgaaattcggaacaattcGTCTGAACAGAAACTATGAAGGCATCATTTTTGAAACGGCAATCTCCAAATCTTGGGATGACTTCTGCGGGTTGCCCCCGTCAATATTCTTTTCCAATGCCGCTGCAATTGCTTTAACTTGGTCACCAATAAGTTTGGTTGTAGGAAACCCATCGGCGATTATGATCATCTTCATATGGCATTGACGGGACCATGTGGTTCTGTTGGATCTCTGAGCCGCACCTTATTCTGTTTCCTACGTTGGTTCACTCAAGTTCCTACCTCCCGCTTCGCCAGTATGGTTACCTCATTTCGCCACTTCGAGATTCCAAAGTATGCTCTAGGGCTCCTTCGGTAACTAACTAAGGAGGTATCCTAGAGTGTATCCTAGGTATCCTAGTGTGCTAGAGGCATACTTTTAAGATGTCATGTCCGGTTAGCATTTACCGTTGCGaaagttagaaattcagaatttgttgcTTTGGTCGATTCTAgatatcgaaaatttgttttaaaacgtataaatttgaaagaaatttaatgtaTACCGTAAACTGAATGAAATACGGATTCAACTTAATAATTAGatagttttcataattttcataatcaCGTTTATTTAtgatgttaaaatattatatatacttataagtaattttattaatttggaagcGATATAATTTGCTCAACGATGTTTGAGAAGCACGTTAACGCCGAGTATAGCAAAAACTctcaattctataaatttctatcGTTTATATTTGACAGTCTTAAGCATCTCGAGATCGCTCTGGTTAATAAGAACTGCCATATTTTAAAGTAACTCTTccccttttttcattaaaatatttttgcccCTCAATAAATAACCTACTGACGTAAGGTACATCGTACCTGACTTGTCATTCATTCCGTCACATCCATATAATATGTTCAAAGCTGTTCAAAGCATTTTCTCCCTGTACTATAGGACATATTCGCGTTTTTaagtcaatttcaaaattattattatggggGTTAATTATGGGATGATGCTAGGACCTATACTAAACCTACCGGAACTATACTTATGCCCTGAAAGCAATTGGAAATGAGGATATTTCATGTCCAAAACAAAAAGTATAGTATGTGCACCTATGGTAATTATCAACGTTATATACGTTTCACTCCAATGCGGTTTTCTAAGTTTCGACTAACTTTCGACGGAAAGGAGACGCTACAGAGtacccttatagtatccacatagtattccttccgtatcatgcaacaaaacctaaaaaaaagaaGATGGGAATTTTACTTGTTGCAATTTGGATTCTAGGTTAAATTTGTTATTAGATTCTCAAGGAGTAattgtaactgttttttttttagtagcgttaaaaaaatacaatacctgTCATTTATATAGGCTAAAGGGGACTTCCTGCCTTTGGCAGAagttatgacttttttaaaattttaacgctgcaaataaacttattgcaattactccgtgacattctaatggcaaatttaacttagaatccgaattgcaacaagttaaattcccatcttgctgttttttagtgtttttttgcatgatacggaagggatactatgtggatactataagggtacgctgtagagtatcctttccgttcaatCGGTCCGCCAGGGAGGTTTAACGTGTTTAAAATTGCCTTCGTGATACACAATGCACTATTTTTTTAGGGTGGTCGCAAATCGGGGAAAACATGGAAATCAGAAAATTGTGTTCGTCAGTGTTACAAGATTCGAATCTCGGCCttcaatattaatggtcagggaaaagtaGGGTAATTTTGAAAACCAAGTTTTGCGGTCAccctgtttttaaatattctttcatgATGgtgattctttatttattatttgattctcctacactaaattaaattaaattaaattaagtattttaccCAACTTTCgttctttacagaaattttggAGAAAGTACATTGCCTCATCCGGTATCGTTCATCGATTTCCAAGAGTTTGCTACAATAAGCAACGAAAAAGAACAAACGACCACTGTCCTTGAACATGATCCACTCAGTGACGAGTTCCGAACCACGTGTAAGCATTGTCGTCGAATATTTATTAGCACAGCATTTCTGATGAAGCATATAGAGAAAGAACATGTGACTGCTCAAACTTCTCCAGACATAGTTAAAGATCCAAAAGTCAAAGAATATAAATGCAAAGTCTGCAACGCGATGCTCAGCAGTGCCATAGCAtatctttctcatttaaaaatgcaCGCCGCCAAAACTCCAGGCATTGAAATCACGAATTTAAGAAGCCAAGTTTTTCCATCTACTAGCGAGAACAGTTTCTCAAACGTAGCGGAACATAAAGATGTTGACGAAGCGGAAGATTCgcctagaaaatttcgaaaagtcagtCTTCTGAGAAGGActgctaaaaaagatttcaaatgtgatttttGTGAACTTACTTTccctaaaaaagatgaactgtGTGCACATTTTAATATCCATAAACTTTTTCTTTGTGATACGTGCGGTGATAAATTTTGGAGACAAGAAGATTTTCAAGAACATATGGAAACGCATAAACCTGTAATAACCGACAGGTATATCAATAAACCCTTTCGCATCGAGATAGAAAATACACTACCAGTGCAAAATATACAAGTGAAAGAAAAGGAAACAACAGGAGAGAACAATGTTGACAAAAGCACGAATCTTGAGGTAGAGGAGGAATCCGTAATATGCTTTGTAGATGTCCCGATCAAGGAAGAAAAATTCATTCCCATCGTTGATATTGAAGAGGACCCGAACTCCAAAGATCAAATTCTGTCGAAATCCGAATATAAAAGCAAGGACGAGACCGAAAATGAAGAAGATAGTAAAGACACCAATGGTTTAGTCAACGTCTCTGATGAAAGTTCAGAAGAATCTGACCCACAGTTAAAAGTAGAAATTGAAAAGGTCCTTGCGGACAGACATAAAATGTACGTGTGCGAGAATTGCGCAgcaatattttccacaaaatttggAGTGACTAGTCACATATATAAGGAGCACCCTAATGATACTATATCAAAGAACTCTTACAAAAAGCATGAAGTTGATAATAAGTTTCTATGCGCAATTTGTAATCTCAGTTTCGGAACGGTAGGGGATTATGAATTGCATCTAAAGAGACACATGAACGCTAGTTTTAATTTACCCAGAAATGTTTGTAGCATTTGTGGCTATAAGTTCAGCAGTGAGAAGATGTACAAGTTACATATGCGCAATCATATGGAGAAAGGCTATGAGGAAAAAAAACCTACGAAGCATGGGATTTTAGATCTCAGCCATCTCCAGTGCAGATTCTGCGGGGAACAATTCAGCACGAATTTTATGCTGATGACTCATTTAAAATCCGCGCACATGCTTTCGTGTATACAATGTAATGAGAAGTTTGAGACAGACGAAAGTTTCAAAAATCACATGAGAAAGACACATCAAGAATCAATGTTTATTTGCAATATTTGTGGAGATCATTTTGCTTCTGATGAAAGCATTTACAAGCACATAGTTAAGCATGGAACTGGAAAGACTGAAAATTTGCACGACAAGTTGGAGAAACCATTGAGATGCAAGATATGCCACGCCACGCTTAAGACGATGTATATGATGAAGTGTCATATGGATAAGCACAGTGGAGTAAAAGATGCCTTTGCTTGTGACAAGTGCGAAATGAGGTTTGATATATGTTCGAAACTTGATGAACATCGCCGAAAGCATGAGCCGAAAGTCGATTTCGACCGGCCGTATGCTTGTACAGTTTGcggcaataaatatattttagagaCAGCATTGAAGAGGCATTATGTCAGAGAACACTTCACACATATCGCGAGTGTCACGAATGGGAAAAGAAAATTACTTGAGTCA comes from Belonocnema kinseyi isolate 2016_QV_RU_SX_M_011 chromosome 5, B_treatae_v1, whole genome shotgun sequence and encodes:
- the LOC117172760 gene encoding zinc finger protein 521-like isoform X1, producing the protein MYSKTCASRTCFNTSRTRPDLTFFSFPKSEQFIRAWAEACSSPELENKSPDQLTQLYLCAEHFEDKCFTDPKEKTTLIKWKDIYSIPTIFNHNAPDPAEHNSGLQGTNPMLKLLLKGCTNSRLQKICRLCSCLKPTQCLVPIYGSYYQPLMVKLQPFGIFLSLNDGLPSHICRTCAAKLLLCVETLEQFHESELKLKLAGSTDISTITYDQPGILDKNVINNDRNEANENNISISVPTSSQQEEPEKEHLDSINNFEVEDMAMNDGNNENLVKVEVMDEESNTLDSNEIDIDLPIVKQEVEIEEVSPTNDENFGESTLPHPVSFIDFQEFATISNEKEQTTTVLEHDPLSDEFRTTCKHCRRIFISTAFLMKHIEKEHVTAQTSPDIVKDPKVKEYKCKVCNAMLSSAIAYLSHLKMHAAKTPGIEITNLRSQVFPSTSENSFSNVAEHKDVDEAEDSPRKFRKVSLLRRTAKKDFKCDFCELTFPKKDELCAHFNIHKLFLCDTCGDKFWRQEDFQEHMETHKPVITDRYINKPFRIEIENTLPVQNIQVKEKETTGENNVDKSTNLEVEEESVICFVDVPIKEEKFIPIVDIEEDPNSKDQILSKSEYKSKDETENEEDSKDTNGLVNVSDESSEESDPQLKVEIEKVLADRHKMYVCENCAAIFSTKFGVTSHIYKEHPNDTISKNSYKKHEVDNKFLCAICNLSFGTVGDYELHLKRHMNASFNLPRNVCSICGYKFSSEKMYKLHMRNHMEKGYEEKKPTKHGILDLSHLQCRFCGEQFSTNFMLMTHLKSAHMLSCIQCNEKFETDESFKNHMRKTHQESMFICNICGDHFASDESIYKHIVKHGTGKTENLHDKLEKPLRCKICHATLKTMYMMKCHMDKHSGVKDAFACDKCEMRFDICSKLDEHRRKHEPKVDFDRPYACTVCGNKYILETALKRHYVREHFTHIASVTNGKRKLLESQIMEI
- the LOC117172760 gene encoding zinc finger protein 521-like isoform X2 gives rise to the protein MYSKTCASRTCFNTSRTRPDLTFFSFPKSEQFIRAWAEACSSPELENKSPDQLTQLYLCAEHFEDKCFTDPKEKTTLIKWKDIYSIPTIFNHNAPDPAEHNSGLQGTNPMLKLLLKGCTNSRLQKICRLCSCLKPTQCLVPIYGSYYQPLMVKLQPFGIFLSLNDGLPSHICRTCAAKLLLCVETLEQFHESELKLKLAGSTDISTITYDPGILDKNVINNDRNEANENNISISVPTSSQQEEPEKEHLDSINNFEVEDMAMNDGNNENLVKVEVMDEESNTLDSNEIDIDLPIVKQEVEIEEVSPTNDENFGESTLPHPVSFIDFQEFATISNEKEQTTTVLEHDPLSDEFRTTCKHCRRIFISTAFLMKHIEKEHVTAQTSPDIVKDPKVKEYKCKVCNAMLSSAIAYLSHLKMHAAKTPGIEITNLRSQVFPSTSENSFSNVAEHKDVDEAEDSPRKFRKVSLLRRTAKKDFKCDFCELTFPKKDELCAHFNIHKLFLCDTCGDKFWRQEDFQEHMETHKPVITDRYINKPFRIEIENTLPVQNIQVKEKETTGENNVDKSTNLEVEEESVICFVDVPIKEEKFIPIVDIEEDPNSKDQILSKSEYKSKDETENEEDSKDTNGLVNVSDESSEESDPQLKVEIEKVLADRHKMYVCENCAAIFSTKFGVTSHIYKEHPNDTISKNSYKKHEVDNKFLCAICNLSFGTVGDYELHLKRHMNASFNLPRNVCSICGYKFSSEKMYKLHMRNHMEKGYEEKKPTKHGILDLSHLQCRFCGEQFSTNFMLMTHLKSAHMLSCIQCNEKFETDESFKNHMRKTHQESMFICNICGDHFASDESIYKHIVKHGTGKTENLHDKLEKPLRCKICHATLKTMYMMKCHMDKHSGVKDAFACDKCEMRFDICSKLDEHRRKHEPKVDFDRPYACTVCGNKYILETALKRHYVREHFTHIASVTNGKRKLLESQIMEI